One window of the SAR202 cluster bacterium genome contains the following:
- a CDS encoding aldo/keto reductase, translating to MNTRKLATLQVPVIGMGSATTFDVEDPEGYAARRQIMDNCLSVGSNFIDTSPMYGRAEKALGVAMKGKTGDFILATKVWCCGKDTGKGQIARSFKLLGTDHIHVLQIHNMIDWKTHLPYLEYLREARMIDLIGVSFTLPPGFPLMMEIMKTGRIQTIQISYNVLEREAEKQMLPLAQELGIGIIVMRPLASGRLAKNVSKPPDVSPLRDFGIETWPQALLAWVLADPRVSVLIPSTTRPERILENAKAGSLPTLPKDLRDYISKEAQRVYET from the coding sequence CCTCCAAGTCCCAGTCATCGGCATGGGCAGTGCTACCACCTTCGACGTCGAAGACCCAGAAGGCTACGCCGCCCGACGCCAGATCATGGACAACTGCCTATCCGTCGGCTCCAACTTCATCGACACCTCGCCCATGTACGGCCGCGCCGAAAAAGCCCTCGGCGTCGCTATGAAAGGCAAGACTGGCGACTTTATCCTCGCCACCAAAGTCTGGTGCTGCGGCAAAGACACCGGCAAAGGCCAGATAGCCCGCTCCTTCAAGCTTTTGGGAACCGACCACATCCATGTTCTTCAAATCCACAACATGATCGATTGGAAGACCCACCTTCCCTACCTGGAATATCTGCGAGAAGCCCGCATGATAGACCTCATCGGCGTCTCCTTCACCCTGCCCCCCGGCTTCCCCCTCATGATGGAAATCATGAAGACGGGACGAATCCAGACTATCCAAATCTCCTACAACGTACTGGAGCGCGAGGCCGAAAAACAGATGCTCCCCCTCGCCCAGGAGCTAGGCATCGGCATCATCGTCATGCGGCCCCTGGCCTCCGGCAGGCTGGCCAAGAATGTGTCGAAGCCCCCCGATGTCTCACCCCTCCGCGACTTCGGCATCGAGACCTGGCCGCAAGCCCTCCTCGCCTGGGTCCTCGCCGACCCCCGGGTCAGCGTCCTCATCCCCTCCACCACCAGGCCCGAGCGCATCCTGGAAAACGCCAAAGCTGGCTCCCTTCCTACCCTCCCCAAAGACCTCCGCGACTACATCTCCAAAGAAGCCCAGCGCGTCTACGAGACCTAA
- a CDS encoding NIPSNAP family protein codes for MIYDVRTYDLRMGKLQDYMAAVREIALPLRQKHGIKLAGWYYTIIGPITQVIHIWAYESLAHFEKAKAAVEADPRWSKEYLPRVQPLIEHARDQIMKSSDFGPEPK; via the coding sequence ATGATTTACGACGTACGGACTTACGATTTGAGGATGGGCAAGCTGCAAGACTATATGGCGGCGGTGCGTGAGATTGCGCTGCCGCTGCGTCAGAAGCACGGCATCAAGCTGGCGGGCTGGTATTACACGATTATCGGCCCGATTACACAGGTGATACACATATGGGCGTATGAGAGCCTGGCGCATTTCGAGAAGGCGAAGGCAGCGGTGGAGGCGGACCCGAGGTGGTCGAAGGAGTATCTGCCGAGGGTACAGCCGCTGATTGAGCATGCGCGGGACCAGATAATGAAGTCGTCGGACTTTGGGCCTGAGCCGAAGTAG
- a CDS encoding glycerophosphodiester phosphodiesterase — MKSSEKISGWPLKLGVLSRPLVIAHRGDVESAPENTLEAFRAAAEKGADGVELDVRLSMDGHVVVMHDRHVDRTTSGRGPVGRLTLAQLKELDAGSWYDARFNGARVPTLEEVLEEMPKGFLLDVELKVRGWGVMALASRVASVIKRHDRMDSTLVASFNPMALFAMRKLEPRIPRGYIWSAHHPYPISHRWLSPLAKAQWMNPDHRTMTPRMLAHFHRHGKLALAWDQDMHESKGWPNPGIDGVVTDSVSAALRWRDGAATPAPLRPDRSH; from the coding sequence ATGAAAAGCAGTGAGAAGATTTCAGGTTGGCCTTTGAAGCTAGGCGTGCTGTCGAGGCCGCTGGTCATTGCTCACAGAGGAGACGTCGAGTCGGCGCCGGAGAACACGCTGGAGGCGTTCAGGGCGGCAGCGGAGAAGGGGGCGGACGGCGTCGAACTGGACGTGCGGCTGAGCATGGATGGGCACGTGGTGGTGATGCACGACCGGCACGTGGACCGCACCACCAGCGGGAGGGGGCCTGTGGGCAGGCTGACGCTGGCGCAGTTGAAGGAGCTGGATGCGGGGTCGTGGTATGACGCAAGGTTCAACGGGGCCAGGGTGCCGACGTTGGAGGAGGTCCTAGAGGAGATGCCTAAAGGGTTCCTGCTGGACGTGGAGTTGAAGGTGAGAGGATGGGGTGTGATGGCCCTGGCGAGCCGGGTGGCGTCGGTAATAAAGCGGCACGACCGGATGGATAGCACGCTGGTCGCCAGCTTTAATCCGATGGCGCTGTTCGCGATGCGCAAATTGGAGCCGCGAATACCAAGAGGCTACATATGGAGCGCGCACCATCCGTACCCGATAAGCCATCGATGGCTAAGCCCGCTGGCGAAGGCGCAGTGGATGAACCCGGACCACAGGACGATGACGCCAAGGATGCTGGCGCATTTCCATCGTCACGGGAAGCTGGCGCTGGCGTGGGACCAGGATATGCATGAAAGCAAGGGCTGGCCGAATCCGGGGATCGATGGGGTGGTGACGGACAGCGTGAGCGCGGCGTTAAGGTGGAGGGATGGGGCGGCGACTCCCGCCCCGTTACGCCCCGACCGCTCTCACTAA
- a CDS encoding inositol phosphorylceramide synthase — translation MGAYFVYMIIRRYVIPDVEHVATANALKLIDFEKDLGFLWEPAWQDWALRVGPWLTTLFNWIYIVTFFPIVLTAAFLYYLMNREKYFYYRSVILLSFAVALTVFVLYPLSPPRYMPGFGFIDTISEYGPSWYGSREMRSYYNAYASMPSLHFAWTTIFGFIFFTEKAWYFKILGVLYPTMTLFAITITGNHYILDAVMGAVTMLVTYILYETIFRRRLYQRLIPSKLRLHWNFPLPQFRKQRKRRVSTP, via the coding sequence GTGGGCGCTTATTTTGTCTATATGATAATCCGCCGGTATGTGATACCGGACGTAGAGCATGTAGCCACGGCCAACGCTCTCAAACTTATCGACTTTGAAAAGGACCTGGGTTTTCTCTGGGAGCCCGCGTGGCAGGACTGGGCGTTGAGGGTGGGGCCGTGGCTGACCACGCTTTTTAACTGGATTTACATAGTCACCTTTTTCCCGATTGTCCTTACGGCGGCCTTTCTTTATTACCTGATGAACAGGGAGAAGTATTTTTACTATCGCAGCGTGATACTGCTGAGTTTTGCGGTGGCGCTGACGGTATTTGTGCTATACCCCCTATCGCCGCCCAGGTACATGCCGGGCTTTGGGTTCATTGACACCATCAGCGAATACGGGCCAAGCTGGTATGGCAGCCGGGAGATGCGGTCCTACTACAACGCCTACGCGTCTATGCCGAGCTTGCACTTTGCCTGGACAACGATTTTTGGGTTCATCTTCTTTACCGAAAAGGCGTGGTACTTCAAGATCCTAGGCGTGCTGTACCCGACTATGACTCTTTTCGCGATTACCATCACAGGCAACCACTACATTCTGGACGCCGTGATGGGTGCGGTGACCATGCTGGTCACGTACATTCTCTACGAGACTATCTTCCGGCGGCGTTTGTACCAGAGGCTTATACCGTCAAAGCTGCGGCTGCATTGGAATTTCCCTCTGCCGCAGTTTAGAAAACAGCGCAAGCGCCGCGTATCGACGCCGTAA
- a CDS encoding radical SAM protein, producing the protein MSLRASVLVNTIRAMERTFQVNNTAISSVAKGRATQRVEVALKHWGWRKFLNFWRVEAQLRLGRSKVWGYPYEWEIDTTNICQLKCPLCHTGLGTVNRQKGVMRYETFTKVIDEIKDYCIWLTLYSWGEPFLNKQIDRFVAYANKANIATIISSNLNKPLTPEMAESIIKAGLDVLIVSMDGTTQEVYEKYRVGGHLNRVQDNVRLLAQKKRELGFETPHMEWQFIVMKQNEHQIEEARAMSKKLGFNSIIFKKVDFPHGESDTEVARRWLPSSRQTVDGGSPFDKPYGENGARCWRLWRSGVVNWDGGYAPCCYLTDAKDDFGNVTDRSIKEIWNNQQYVTARDLFKGKNSTSVHVGCTTCNVYLESKAGQRHLAAVRTGGEGRDAGEARAERGHAGGSGVQEALRRM; encoded by the coding sequence GTGTCCCTACGAGCATCGGTCTTAGTAAACACGATAAGGGCCATGGAGAGGACCTTCCAGGTAAACAATACAGCTATTAGCTCTGTGGCCAAGGGCCGGGCTACGCAGAGAGTGGAAGTCGCGCTAAAGCACTGGGGATGGAGGAAGTTCCTCAATTTCTGGAGGGTGGAGGCGCAGCTCAGGCTAGGCCGCTCCAAGGTGTGGGGCTACCCTTACGAGTGGGAGATAGACACCACCAACATCTGCCAGCTTAAGTGCCCGCTGTGCCACACGGGGTTGGGCACGGTGAACCGCCAGAAAGGTGTTATGCGCTATGAGACTTTCACCAAGGTCATCGACGAGATCAAGGACTACTGCATCTGGCTGACGCTGTATAGCTGGGGCGAGCCTTTCCTGAACAAACAGATCGACCGGTTTGTGGCCTACGCCAACAAGGCCAACATCGCCACGATTATCAGCTCTAATCTAAACAAGCCACTGACGCCTGAGATGGCGGAGTCGATAATCAAGGCGGGCCTGGACGTACTTATAGTTTCGATGGACGGGACCACGCAAGAGGTGTATGAGAAGTACAGGGTCGGCGGACACTTGAATCGGGTGCAGGACAACGTGCGGCTGCTGGCGCAGAAGAAGCGAGAGCTGGGCTTCGAGACGCCGCATATGGAGTGGCAGTTCATCGTAATGAAGCAGAACGAGCACCAGATAGAAGAAGCCCGCGCCATGTCCAAGAAACTGGGATTTAACAGCATTATCTTCAAGAAGGTGGACTTCCCGCACGGCGAGAGCGACACGGAGGTAGCGCGCCGGTGGCTGCCGTCGTCGCGGCAGACGGTGGACGGTGGGTCGCCCTTTGACAAACCTTACGGCGAGAACGGGGCGCGGTGCTGGCGGTTGTGGCGCAGCGGCGTGGTGAACTGGGACGGGGGCTACGCGCCGTGCTGCTACCTGACGGACGCCAAGGACGATTTTGGCAACGTGACGGACAGGAGCATAAAGGAGATCTGGAACAACCAGCAGTACGTGACGGCTCGTGATCTATTCAAGGGCAAAAATAGCACGTCGGTACACGTGGGATGCACAACGTGCAATGTGTACTTAGAGAGCAAGGCGGGGCAGAGGCATCTGGCGGCGGTGAGGACGGGGGGGGAAGGGCGGGACGCCGGCGAAGCCCGCGCTGAGCGGGGACATGCCGGCGGAAGCGGCGTCCAAGAAGCCCTAAGGCGAATGTAA
- a CDS encoding DUF3999 domain-containing protein, with the protein MGQVKESHTLHGREALSCAGYHPLYPLPAGRGRGIKTPYHPLAPSSPSREKRGNQGGKPQSPGVRAFRKLFFVVGLVGLLAVGLAGVASSDFTSREWEYSKPISLQPGVTVDEFVQVRPDIDVYTKSVTGLADLRIIETTNGIETPYKLLVERGERRRQSVSAAVQDLGISPNGDTSFVVRTGGSGALHSEVEILTASRNFQRAVRVEGSDDLSQWSVLQAGAQIYDVSVEGQPEAARSTRVTYPVSSARYIRVTIQNNGQPPLEIRGVSAFLLQAINPAYREYASSITSRAEDAGQKASRLVVDLGRAGLPSSRVEVSTPNVNFFREVRIETSGDAREWTEILSGGAIFSYDTPLLKQQGLGVDYPETTDRYLRVTVLNRDNAPLEVTGVKALGFERRLIFQAKSGDSYALHYGNPAASAPSYDIEQLFPYLVTENLREGGLGAEVVNTDFEAKPTEPFSERYPWLLPLVVALAALGLGAFLAMVLRQARRAQASA; encoded by the coding sequence TTGGGACAAGTTAAAGAGAGCCATACGCTACACGGAAGAGAAGCCTTGTCATGTGCGGGATACCATCCCCTTTATCCCCTTCCTGCTGGAAGGGGAAGAGGAATTAAGACACCTTATCACCCCCTAGCCCCCTCTTCTCCTTCGAGGGAGAAGAGGGGGAACCAGGGGGGAAAGCCCCAGTCCCCAGGGGTGAGGGCGTTTAGAAAACTTTTCTTTGTGGTAGGGCTGGTGGGCCTGCTGGCGGTGGGCCTGGCGGGGGTGGCGTCGTCGGACTTTACGTCTAGGGAGTGGGAGTATTCGAAGCCGATTAGCCTGCAGCCTGGCGTCACTGTGGATGAGTTTGTGCAGGTGAGGCCGGACATTGATGTGTATACAAAATCGGTGACGGGGCTGGCGGACCTGAGAATTATAGAGACTACCAACGGCATCGAGACGCCATACAAGCTCCTGGTGGAGCGGGGGGAGCGGAGACGGCAGTCGGTGTCGGCGGCGGTGCAGGACCTGGGGATATCGCCTAATGGGGACACGTCGTTTGTGGTGCGGACGGGTGGGAGCGGGGCGCTGCACAGCGAGGTGGAGATACTGACGGCGTCGAGGAACTTTCAGAGGGCGGTGCGAGTGGAGGGCAGCGACGACCTGAGCCAATGGTCGGTCTTACAGGCGGGGGCGCAGATATACGATGTCAGCGTCGAGGGTCAGCCGGAGGCGGCGAGAAGCACTCGCGTGACCTATCCGGTGAGCTCGGCGAGATATATACGAGTCACCATTCAGAACAACGGCCAGCCGCCGCTGGAGATACGGGGGGTGTCGGCGTTCCTGCTGCAGGCGATTAACCCAGCATATCGAGAGTACGCGTCATCGATTACTTCCAGGGCGGAGGACGCTGGGCAGAAGGCGTCCAGGCTGGTGGTGGACCTAGGGAGGGCCGGGCTGCCGTCCAGCCGCGTGGAAGTGTCTACGCCGAACGTAAATTTCTTTCGAGAGGTCAGGATAGAGACGAGCGGGGACGCCAGGGAGTGGACGGAGATACTCAGCGGCGGGGCGATTTTCTCCTACGACACGCCGCTATTAAAACAGCAGGGGCTGGGGGTGGACTATCCGGAGACCACGGACCGCTATCTAAGGGTGACGGTGCTGAATCGGGATAACGCGCCGTTGGAGGTGACGGGGGTAAAGGCGCTGGGGTTCGAGAGACGGCTGATATTCCAGGCCAAGTCCGGGGACAGCTACGCGCTGCACTATGGCAACCCCGCGGCCTCAGCGCCGTCCTACGATATAGAGCAGTTGTTCCCGTATCTGGTGACCGAGAACCTGCGTGAGGGCGGTCTGGGCGCGGAGGTGGTGAACACAGACTTTGAGGCGAAGCCAACGGAGCCTTTCAGCGAGCGTTACCCGTGGCTGCTGCCGCTGGTGGTGGCGCTGGCAGCCCTGGGGCTGGGGGCGTTCCTGGCGATGGTGCTGAGGCAGGCCAGGAGGGCGCAGGCCAGCGCCTAG
- a CDS encoding DUF2339 domain-containing protein, which produces MAQDTVRCLICGGENQPENRFCIHCGRALEAEKAPSAAAGEGEQARAEDWSSIRQEVSQLRQEVAALRDAVMGVVRPAAETEASTPVVTASPPAGGGTAGTGAPPSEPFDPFAFLGQFDWEKLPGNWFARIGGLALIMGAGFFLALAINNDWIGPTGQVTLGIAGGLALMAAGEYWQRRYAVWAQAVMGTGIAILYLSIYAAFGIHELMGTLPSLGILVLITITSGVLSLRHSSLGLAVLAVLGGLFTPLILERDLPDAQLLLLYILVLDLGVLALSTYKNWRWLVIVAAVGSYALFGFWVQDTAGVDLAMEQTGLAMIFGVFVLATTLYHVVWRVTPRYYDLLLMAANAAAYFGINAALLSDRYEDWLPLMSLSMALLYGLLSYTLLWRRGMSSEMTVTGLGIATVFITIAIPLELTGEWITIAWAAEMAVLVWTGFAVRSWHVRVFGLAVAPVVAFRLIFFDTDAPGGPFTLVFNERVMTFALAVAGYYASAAGYWRNRGQSEWWEEEYRPYILGGLLGLANFFTLWIISAEVIRYFNSRVFDFDIDNAIQLTLTILWFLYAGLVLLAGALSKSREARLAGLALMAVVVLKLFLFDSFLLDSGYRVAAFITLGFLLLIIGFLYQRYRSAIKGFFFGTS; this is translated from the coding sequence GGTGTCGCAGTTGAGGCAGGAGGTGGCGGCGCTGCGGGACGCGGTGATGGGGGTGGTGCGGCCAGCGGCGGAGACAGAGGCATCGACGCCAGTGGTTACCGCCTCCCCGCCGGCCGGCGGAGGGACGGCAGGGACGGGGGCGCCGCCTTCGGAGCCGTTCGACCCGTTCGCCTTCCTGGGGCAGTTCGACTGGGAGAAGCTGCCGGGGAACTGGTTTGCCAGGATTGGCGGGCTGGCGCTGATTATGGGGGCGGGATTTTTCCTGGCGCTGGCGATAAATAACGACTGGATAGGACCGACGGGGCAGGTGACGCTGGGCATTGCGGGCGGGCTGGCGCTGATGGCGGCGGGGGAATACTGGCAGCGGCGGTACGCAGTATGGGCGCAGGCGGTGATGGGAACGGGCATCGCGATTTTATACCTATCCATTTACGCGGCGTTTGGGATACACGAACTGATGGGGACGCTGCCGTCGCTGGGGATATTGGTGCTTATTACCATTACCAGCGGCGTGCTGTCGCTGAGGCATTCGTCGCTGGGGCTGGCGGTGCTGGCGGTGCTGGGAGGGCTGTTCACGCCGCTGATACTGGAACGGGATCTGCCGGACGCACAGCTATTGCTGCTTTACATATTAGTCCTGGATTTGGGTGTGCTAGCCCTGTCCACATATAAGAACTGGCGATGGCTGGTCATTGTGGCTGCGGTAGGCTCGTACGCACTGTTCGGGTTCTGGGTGCAGGACACAGCCGGCGTGGACTTGGCGATGGAGCAGACGGGGCTGGCGATGATTTTCGGGGTGTTTGTGCTGGCGACGACGCTGTACCACGTGGTATGGCGGGTGACCCCTCGATACTATGATCTGCTGCTGATGGCGGCCAACGCGGCGGCCTACTTTGGCATCAACGCGGCGCTGCTGTCGGACAGATATGAGGACTGGCTGCCGCTGATGTCGTTGAGCATGGCGCTGCTATACGGGCTGCTATCGTACACCCTCTTGTGGCGTCGGGGGATGTCGTCGGAGATGACGGTTACCGGGTTGGGTATCGCGACGGTGTTTATAACCATCGCGATACCCCTGGAGCTGACGGGAGAATGGATAACCATTGCCTGGGCCGCGGAGATGGCGGTGCTGGTGTGGACTGGGTTTGCGGTGCGAAGCTGGCACGTGAGAGTCTTTGGGCTGGCGGTGGCGCCGGTGGTGGCGTTCCGGCTGATTTTCTTCGATACGGACGCGCCGGGGGGGCCGTTCACTCTGGTGTTTAACGAGCGTGTGATGACCTTTGCGCTGGCGGTGGCGGGATATTACGCGTCGGCGGCGGGATACTGGCGGAACCGGGGGCAGTCGGAGTGGTGGGAAGAGGAGTACCGGCCGTACATTCTGGGCGGGCTGCTGGGGCTGGCGAACTTTTTCACGCTGTGGATTATCAGCGCCGAGGTTATCAGATACTTCAATAGTCGAGTCTTTGATTTTGACATTGATAACGCTATCCAGCTTACGCTGACGATTTTGTGGTTCCTATACGCGGGCCTGGTGTTGCTGGCAGGAGCGCTTTCTAAGTCCAGGGAAGCGCGGCTGGCGGGGCTGGCGCTGATGGCGGTGGTAGTGCTGAAGCTGTTCCTATTCGATTCGTTCCTGCTGGATTCAGGTTATAGGGTGGCGGCGTTTATTACGCTGGGCTTTCTGCTGCTAATCATTGGCTTCCTGTATCAGAGGTACAGGAGCGCGATAAAGGGGTTTTTCTTTGGGACAAGTTAA